A genomic window from Nomascus leucogenys isolate Asia chromosome 10, Asia_NLE_v1, whole genome shotgun sequence includes:
- the AKAP8L gene encoding A-kinase anchor protein 8-like isoform X2, with amino-acid sequence MSYTGFVQGSETTLQSTYSDTSAQPTCDYGYGTWNSGTNRGYEGYGYGYGYGQDNTTNYGINQRLDMVPHLETDMMQGGVYGSGGERYDSYESCDSRAVLSERDLYRSGYDYSELDPEMEMAYEGQYDAYRDQFRMRGNDTFGPRAQGWARDARSGRPMASGYGRMWEDPMGARGQCMSGASRLPSLFSQNIIPEYSMFQGMRGGGAFPGGSRFGFGFGNGMKQMRRTWKTWTTADFRTKKKKRKQGGSPDEPDSKATRTDCSDNSDSDNDEGTEGEATEGLEGTEAVEKGSRVDGEDEEGKEDGREEGKEDPEKGALTTQDENGQTKRKLQAGKKSQDKQKKRQRDRMVERIQFVCSLCKYRTFYEDEMASHLDSKFHKEHFKYVGTKLPKQTADFLQEYVTNKTKKTEELRKTVEDLDGLIQQIYRDQDLTQEIAMEHFVKKVEAAHCAACDLFIPMQFGIIQKHLKTMDHNRNRRLMMEQSKKSSLMVARSILNNKLISKKLERYLKGENPFTDSPEEEKEQEEAEGGALDEVAQGEAAGVSEGAEGAPAQPPVPPEPAPGAVSPPPPPPPEEEEGAVPLLGGALQRQIRGIPGLDVEDDEEGGGGAP; translated from the exons GATATGGAACTTGGAACTCTGGGACAAATAGAG GCTACGAGGGCTATGGCTATGGCTATGGCTATGGCCAGGATAACACCACCAACTATGG AATTAACCAGCGCTTAGATATGGTGCCGCATTTGGAGACAGACATGATGCAAGGAGGCGTGTACGGCTCAGGTGGAGAAAG GTATGACTCTTATGAGTCCTGTGACTCGAGGGCCGTCCTGAGTGAGCGTGACCTGTACCGGTCAGGCTATGACTACAGCGAGCTTGACCCTGAGATGGAAATGGCCTATGAGGGCCAATACGATGCCTACCGCGACCAGTTCCGCATGCGTGGCAACGACACCTTCGGTCCCAGGGCACAGGGCTGGGCCCGGGATGCCCGGAGCGGCCGGCCAATGGCCTCAGGCTATGGGCGCATGTGGGAAGACCCCATGGGGGCCCGGGGCCAGTGCATGTCTGGTGCTTCTCGGCTgccctccctcttctcccagaACATCATCCCCGAGTACAGCATGTTCCAGGGCATGCGAGGTGGGGGCGCCTTCCCAGGCGGCTCCCGCTTTGGCTTCGGGTTTGGCAATGGCATGAAGCAGATGAGGCGGACCTGGAAGACCTGGACCACAGCCGACTTCCGG accaagaagaagaagagaaagcaggGCGGCAGTCCTGACGAGCCAGATAGCAAAGCCACCCGCACGGACTGCTCGGACAACAGCGACTCAGACAATG ATGAGGGCACCGAGGGAGAAGCCACAGAGGGCCTTGAAGGCACCGAGGCTGTGGAGAAGGGCTCCAGAGTG GACGGAGAGGACGAGGAGGGAAAAGAGGATGGGAGAGAAGAAGGCAAAGAGGATCCAGAGAAGG GGGCCCTAACCACCCAGGATGAGAATGGCCAGACCAAGCGCAAGTTGCAGGCAGGCAAGAAGAGTCAGGACAAGCAGAAAAAGCGGCAGCGAGACCGCATGGTGGAAAG GATCCAGTTTGTGTGTTCTCTGTGCAAATACCGGACCTTCTATGAGGACGAGATGGCCAGCCATCTTGACAGCAAGTTCCACAAGGAACACTTTAAGTACGTAGGCACCAAGCTCCCTAAGCAGACGGCTGACTTTCTGCAG GAGTACGTCACCAACAAGACCAAGAAGACAGAGGAGCTCCGAAAAACTGTGGAGGACCTTGATGGCCTCATCCAGCAAATCTACAGAGACCAGGATCTGACTCAGG AAATTGCCATGGAGCATTTTGTGAAGAAGGTGGAAGCAGCCCATTGTGCAGCCTGCGACCTCTTCATTCCCATGCAGTTTGGGATCATCCAGAAGCACCTGAAGACCATGGATCACAACCGGAACCGCAGG CTCATGATGGAGCAGTCCAAGAAGTCCTCGCTCATGGTGGCCCGCAGTATTCTCAACAACAAGCTCATCAGCAAGAAGCTGGAGCGCTACCTGAAG GGCGAGAACCCTTTCACCGACAGCCccgaggaggagaaggagcaggaggaggctgAAGGCGGTGCCCTGGACGAGGTGGCGCAGGGCGAAGCGGCAGGGGTCTCAGAGGGCGCAGAGGGCGCCCCGGCGCAGCCTCCCGTGCCCCCAGAGCCAGCCCCCGGGGCCGTgtcgccgccaccgccgccgcccccagaggaggaggagggcgcCGTGCCCTTGCTGGGAGGGGCGCTGCAACGCCAGATCCGCGGCATCCCGGGCCTCGACGTGGAGGACGACGAGGAGGGCGGCGGGGGCGCCCCGTGA
- the AKAP8L gene encoding A-kinase anchor protein 8-like isoform X1 — protein sequence MSYTGFVQGSETTLQSTYSDTSAQPTCDYGYGTWNSGTNRGYEGYGYGYGYGQDNTTNYGYGMATSHSWEMPSSDTNANTSASGSASADSVLSRINQRLDMVPHLETDMMQGGVYGSGGERYDSYESCDSRAVLSERDLYRSGYDYSELDPEMEMAYEGQYDAYRDQFRMRGNDTFGPRAQGWARDARSGRPMASGYGRMWEDPMGARGQCMSGASRLPSLFSQNIIPEYSMFQGMRGGGAFPGGSRFGFGFGNGMKQMRRTWKTWTTADFRTKKKKRKQGGSPDEPDSKATRTDCSDNSDSDNDEGTEGEATEGLEGTEAVEKGSRVDGEDEEGKEDGREEGKEDPEKGALTTQDENGQTKRKLQAGKKSQDKQKKRQRDRMVERIQFVCSLCKYRTFYEDEMASHLDSKFHKEHFKYVGTKLPKQTADFLQEYVTNKTKKTEELRKTVEDLDGLIQQIYRDQDLTQEIAMEHFVKKVEAAHCAACDLFIPMQFGIIQKHLKTMDHNRNRRLMMEQSKKSSLMVARSILNNKLISKKLERYLKGENPFTDSPEEEKEQEEAEGGALDEVAQGEAAGVSEGAEGAPAQPPVPPEPAPGAVSPPPPPPPEEEEGAVPLLGGALQRQIRGIPGLDVEDDEEGGGGAP from the exons GATATGGAACTTGGAACTCTGGGACAAATAGAG GCTACGAGGGCTATGGCTATGGCTATGGCTATGGCCAGGATAACACCACCAACTATGGGTATGGTATGGCCACTTCACACTCTTGGGAAATGCCTAGCTCTGACACAAATGCAAACACTAGTGCCTCGGGTAGCGCCAGTGCCGATTCCGTTTTATCCAGAATTAACCAGCGCTTAGATATGGTGCCGCATTTGGAGACAGACATGATGCAAGGAGGCGTGTACGGCTCAGGTGGAGAAAG GTATGACTCTTATGAGTCCTGTGACTCGAGGGCCGTCCTGAGTGAGCGTGACCTGTACCGGTCAGGCTATGACTACAGCGAGCTTGACCCTGAGATGGAAATGGCCTATGAGGGCCAATACGATGCCTACCGCGACCAGTTCCGCATGCGTGGCAACGACACCTTCGGTCCCAGGGCACAGGGCTGGGCCCGGGATGCCCGGAGCGGCCGGCCAATGGCCTCAGGCTATGGGCGCATGTGGGAAGACCCCATGGGGGCCCGGGGCCAGTGCATGTCTGGTGCTTCTCGGCTgccctccctcttctcccagaACATCATCCCCGAGTACAGCATGTTCCAGGGCATGCGAGGTGGGGGCGCCTTCCCAGGCGGCTCCCGCTTTGGCTTCGGGTTTGGCAATGGCATGAAGCAGATGAGGCGGACCTGGAAGACCTGGACCACAGCCGACTTCCGG accaagaagaagaagagaaagcaggGCGGCAGTCCTGACGAGCCAGATAGCAAAGCCACCCGCACGGACTGCTCGGACAACAGCGACTCAGACAATG ATGAGGGCACCGAGGGAGAAGCCACAGAGGGCCTTGAAGGCACCGAGGCTGTGGAGAAGGGCTCCAGAGTG GACGGAGAGGACGAGGAGGGAAAAGAGGATGGGAGAGAAGAAGGCAAAGAGGATCCAGAGAAGG GGGCCCTAACCACCCAGGATGAGAATGGCCAGACCAAGCGCAAGTTGCAGGCAGGCAAGAAGAGTCAGGACAAGCAGAAAAAGCGGCAGCGAGACCGCATGGTGGAAAG GATCCAGTTTGTGTGTTCTCTGTGCAAATACCGGACCTTCTATGAGGACGAGATGGCCAGCCATCTTGACAGCAAGTTCCACAAGGAACACTTTAAGTACGTAGGCACCAAGCTCCCTAAGCAGACGGCTGACTTTCTGCAG GAGTACGTCACCAACAAGACCAAGAAGACAGAGGAGCTCCGAAAAACTGTGGAGGACCTTGATGGCCTCATCCAGCAAATCTACAGAGACCAGGATCTGACTCAGG AAATTGCCATGGAGCATTTTGTGAAGAAGGTGGAAGCAGCCCATTGTGCAGCCTGCGACCTCTTCATTCCCATGCAGTTTGGGATCATCCAGAAGCACCTGAAGACCATGGATCACAACCGGAACCGCAGG CTCATGATGGAGCAGTCCAAGAAGTCCTCGCTCATGGTGGCCCGCAGTATTCTCAACAACAAGCTCATCAGCAAGAAGCTGGAGCGCTACCTGAAG GGCGAGAACCCTTTCACCGACAGCCccgaggaggagaaggagcaggaggaggctgAAGGCGGTGCCCTGGACGAGGTGGCGCAGGGCGAAGCGGCAGGGGTCTCAGAGGGCGCAGAGGGCGCCCCGGCGCAGCCTCCCGTGCCCCCAGAGCCAGCCCCCGGGGCCGTgtcgccgccaccgccgccgcccccagaggaggaggagggcgcCGTGCCCTTGCTGGGAGGGGCGCTGCAACGCCAGATCCGCGGCATCCCGGGCCTCGACGTGGAGGACGACGAGGAGGGCGGCGGGGGCGCCCCGTGA